A genomic segment from Cutaneotrichosporon cavernicola HIS019 DNA, chromosome: 7b encodes:
- the ppk32 gene encoding uncharacterized protein (Protein tyrosine kinase), whose protein sequence is MLSVASSLFGKSSTLGAYTLHSAGPSPSSSSTNLPASGRSSPSPRTKSFNVGLWKVVGASHKTTGKAVSVWVFEKRVLDGVRSGRDWVLEQLKKEATGLSRLRHPDVLHMVEPLEETRAELTFVTEVVSGSLGNVLATAKKNGEVDLDEVEIQKGTLQVARALGFLHTQARSVHLNLSPDAILVNAKGDWKLSGLSLVLPLQQPDGSATKHVYPDVDTRLPPQVQWKLDYLAPEYALDNTLAPANDLYSLGCVLYALHIGRPPFATRGSMQALRENADGLDRRDYARGVKWDRASNELKDLLPRLLTRQPAGRITLQSLPSHPFFSSLAISTLNFLDPTTFASKPREEKATFLRGLVRVLPNFSERLKKGKILLSLLEEMKDPYLLPFLLPNVFEISKNLDKTDFAVVLPKLQPLFALKDPPQNMLTLLDNLTMFEEKTSPAQFRENVMPIIYNSLESEHLPVQERVLKLVPHLCEILDYGTVQNVLLTKIAILFTRTRILSVKVQTLDCFAAMVSTLDTTTLTTKLVPLLAKIKTKEPAVMVATLSVHEAMGQKVSLEAIATLVLPQLWVMSMGPLLNADQFARFMRVIQSLGARVEKEHSQHLREVRKMEEQTTSFATNGAPGDFTAPSGEVDFETLVKGGATTSAPATIDPWSMDGWDDDNLSSFASISVADAPSSRAPPSRLGATRVPSSSFNASAFPPTTPAFSPHLASPPMQPMRTTPASPPMQPLRSPASPPRPSRSSSGPNYNLSLDPQAPKATPRVAPPPMQSPTFQPLQPQGLNSWNPASTGVGMGGMGGMGGMSMGMGMSSPPVVSPPIQSQPRPPPGWSSGVMQPSVAKPAWNAAQAAKTDWGDFDPLK, encoded by the exons ATGCTCTCAGTAGCATCAAGCCTGTTCGGCAAGTCGTCGACTCTCGGCGCATACACCCTCCACTCGGCCggcccctccccctcctcgtcctcgacgaaTCTCCCAGCGTCCGGGCGCTCCTCTCCGTCCCCACGAACCAAGTCCTTCAATGTCGGCCTGTGGAAGGTCGTCGGGGCAAGTCACAAGACGACAGGCAAGGCCGTGAGCGTGTGGGTGTTCGAGAAACGGGTACTCGACGGAGTGCGATCTGGACGCGACTGggtgctcgagcagctcaagaaggaggccaCGGGCCTGTCACGCCTTCGGCACCCGGACGTACTGCATATGGTCGAgccgctcgaggagacgcgCGCCGAGTTGACGTTCGTCACCGAAGTCGTGTCGGGCAGTCTGGGGAATGTGTTGGCGACGGCTAAGAAGAATGGGGAAGtggacctcgacgaggtcgagatccAGAAGGGGACGCTGCAGGTTGCGCGTGCGTTGGGGTTCCTACACACCCAGGCGCGGAGCGTGCACCTCAACCTGTCGCCGGACGCGATTCTCGTCAACGCCAAG ggcGACTGGAAGCTCTCcggcctcagcctcgtGCTGCCCCTGCAGCAGCCGGACGGGAGCGCGACAAAACACGTCTACCCCGATGTCGATACGCGTCTGCCGCCACAGGTACAGTGGAAGCTGGACTATCTCG cacCCGAGTACGCCCTTGACAACACGCTCGCTCCCGCGAACGACCTCTACTCGCTTGGTTGCGTGTTGTACGCACTCCATATAGGGCGACCACCCTTTGCCACCAGGGGATCGATGCAGGCACTGAGGGAGAACGCCGATGGCCTGGATCGGCGCGACTACGCGCGCGGCGTGAAGTGGGATCGCGCGAGcaacgagctcaaggatCTCCTCCCACGTCTCCTTACTCGCCAGCCAGCGGGCCGGATCACGCTCCAGTCCCTCCCGTCTCatcccttcttctcctccctcgCCATATCAACGCTAAACTTCCTCGACCCGACGACATTCGCCTCCAAGCCGCGAGAGGAGAAGGCAACATTCCTCCGAGGGCTGGTGCGGGTCCTCCCAAACTTCTCGGAACGgctcaagaagggcaagatCCTGCTctcgctgctcgaggagatgaaggacCCGTATCTACTGCCGTTCCTTCTCCCGAACGTGTTCGAGATCTCCAAGAACCTTGACAAGACTGACTTCGCGGTCGTGCTCCCCAAGCTCCAGCCGCTGTttgcgctcaaggacccACCGCAGAACATGCTCA CactcctcgacaacctcacGATGTTCGAGGAGAAGACCTCGCCCGCTCAGTTCCGTGAAA ACGTAATGCCCATCATCTATAACTcgctcgagagcgagcaTCTCCCTGTGCAGGAGCGCGTGCTCAAGCTTGTCCCGCATCTTTGCGAGATCCTGGACTATGGGACGGTGCAGAATGTTCTCCTCACAAAGATTGCG ATCCTCTTTACGCGCACCCGTATTCTCAGCGTCAAGGTGCAGACACTCGACTGCTTCGCGGCGATGGTGTCCACTCTCGACACGACAACGCTCACCACCAAGCTCGTCCCCCTCTTGGCGAAGATCAAGACAAAGGAGCCGGCCGTGATGGTGGCGACGTTGAGTGTGCACGAGGCGATGGGCCAGAAGGTGTCCCTCGAGGCGATTGCGacgctcgtcctcccccaGTTGTGGGTGATGAGCATGGGACCTCTCCTCAACGCGGACCAGTTCGCGCGCTTCATGCGCGTCATCCAGTctctcggcgcgcgcgtggaGAAGGAGCACTCCCAACACCTCCGAGAGGTACGCAAAATGGAGGAGCAGACCACGTCCTTTGCAACGAACGGCGCGCCTGGCGACTTCACTGCGCCATCGGGTGAGGTCGACTTTGAGACACTCGTCAAGGGCGGCGCGACCACTTCGGCGCCTGCCACTATCGACCCGTGGAGCATGGACGGgtgggacgacgacaacctA tcCTCCTTCGCAAGTATCAGCGTTGCGGACGCGCCGTCGTCCCGCgcaccgccctcgcgcctcggcgcgacgcgtgtgccctcttcctcgtTCAATGCTAGCGCGTTCCCACCCACGACCCCGGCTTTCTCACCACACCTCGCCTCACCACCCATGCAGCCTATGCGCACGACACCCGCTTCGCCGCCTATGCAGCCTCTGCGCTCACCGGCCTCACCGCCCCGCCCATCGCGTAGCTCCTCGGGACCAAACTACAACCTCAGCCTCGATCCACAGGCGCCAAAGGCCACGCCGAGGGtcgcgccaccgccgatGCAGAGTCCGACATTCCAACCGCTCCAGCCGCAGGGGCTCAACAGCTGGAACCCAGCGAGCACGGGTGTGGGAATGGGCGGGATGGGAGGAATGGGAGGAATGagcatgggcatgggcatgtCCTCCCCACCCGTCGTATCGCCTCCCATCCAGTCCCAACCACGACCACCACCTGGCTGGTCGTCTGGCGTCATGCAGCCCAGCGTTGCCAAACCGGCATGGAACGCGGCACAGGCGGCCAAGACAGACTGGGGCGACTTTGACCCACTCAAGTAG
- the TRM10 gene encoding uncharacterized protein (tRNA (Guanine-1)-methyltransferase), with protein sequence MDTEDGTVKQLEASQAPEAPIQADAGPSTGVTSTPAPVLSKNQQKKAAKRARAQEHKLEKRAVERVRRRERQADLKKGLREGTLTDAEREILDKSRELKRARRAATKGTEENVWPGAIVIDLGFDSLMMDGEITSMVSQLTYVYAANRTAKRPVSTVLHTSFSPETSPRLWDKMARAQWHRWKRMFFWAGGVDALSTRMGEERDKEVTVEMPVKSKPTRDVPSSEDLSDPHLPFPASRQLVYLSADAEEELSTLSEGEVYIIGGIVDRNRHKNLCQGKAEGLGIRTARLPIGSFIENLPTRKVLTVNQVYEILLNYLALKDWKAAFEAVIPQRKYFQSKDQKKAANVAKHGETGEDGEEGREGEELDQVMEEAMKDEEMDEEAAMNG encoded by the exons ATGGACACTGAAGACGGCACCGTCAAGCAGCTTGAGGCTTCCCAGGCCCCCGAGGCGCCTATCCAGGCTGATGCAGGGCCATCAACGGGTGTCACATCAACTCCGGCTCCCGTCTTGTCGAAGAACCagcagaagaaggcggcgaAGCGG gccCGCGCACAAGAGCacaagctcgagaagcgcgcAGTAGAACGtgtccgccgccgcgagcgccagGCCGACCTCAAGAAGGGCCTGCGCGAGGGCACGCTCACCGATGCAGAGCGCGAAATCCTCGACAAGTCGCGCGAGCTCAaacgcgcccgccgcgctgcTACAAAGGGGACAGAGGAGAACGTGTGGCCTGGCGCCATTGTTATCGACCTCGGCTTTGACAGCCTCATGATGGACGGCGAGATCACGTCGATGGTCTCGCAGCTCACGTACGTCTACGCCGCCAACCGCACGGCCAAGCGCCCCGTCTCGACTGTGCTCCACACTTCTTTCTCGCCTGAGACCAGCCCGCGGTTGTGGGACAAGATGGCGCGGGCACAGTGGCATCGCTGGAAACGTATGTTCTTTTGGGCGGGAGGGGTGGATGCCCTCTCCACCCGGATGGGGGAGGAACGGGACAAGGAGGTTACGGTGGAAATGCCTGTCAAGAGCAAGCCCACTCGCGACGTGCCGTCCTCTGAGGATCTCTCCGACCCacaccttcccttcccGGCCTCCAGACAGCTCGTGTACCTCTCAGCAGacgctgaggaggagcttTCCACCCTCTCCGAGGGCGAAGTGTACATCATCGGTGGGATTGTGGATAGGAACCGACACAAGAACTTGTGTCAAGGCAAGGCGGAGGGGCTGGGTATCCGAACCGCGCGCCTGCCGATCGGGAGCTTCATCGAGAACCTCCCAACACGCAAGGTGTTGACAGTCAACCAG GTGTACGAGATCCTGCTGAACTACCTCGCGCTTAAGGACTGGAAGGCGGCATTCGAGGCTGTCATCCCACAGCGCAAGTACTTCCAAAGCAAGGAccagaagaaggcggcTAATGTGGCCAAGCATGGAGAAActggcgaggatggcgaggaggggagagagggagaagagcTGGACCAGGTCATGGAAGAAGCCATgaaggatgaggagatggacgaggaggcggccaTGAACGGGTAG
- a CDS encoding uncharacterized protein (PX domain-containing protein), with amino-acid sequence MGMGMDTDPRRSPPSAKVGAYVVYEIEIALRSGTTVLIMRRYTEFHLRRTIPPLPGKNHMHKLSPEFLQDRRPRLQRFLRTVALHPEMGQGDGAFSRWVLASGSTPRTPHPACLGFLRVFLPLQTPETARLTRRRYSPLLDCYRPNPNADPNKITISPVPGRKPQARHSDT; translated from the exons atgggcatgggcatggaCACAGACCCGCGCCGttcgccgccgag CGCCAAAGTTGGGGCCTATGTTG TGTACGAGATTGAGATTGCGCTGCGTAGTGGCACCACGGTGCTGATTATGCGGCGGTATACCGAGTTT CATCTACGCCGAACAATCCCCCCCTTGCCTGGCAAAAATCACATGC ACAAGTTGTCGCCGGAATTCCTCCAAGAccgccgtcctcgcttACAGCGATTCCTCCGCACTGTAGCTCTCCACCCCGAGATGGGCCAGGGCGACGGAGCGTTCAGCCGTTGGGTCCTAGCTTCGGGATCG ACTCCCCGCACCCCGCACCCGGCCTGTTTAGGTTTCCTGCGTGTCTTCCTGCCTCTTCAGACTCCCGAGACCGCTCGCTTGACACGTCGACGCTACTCTCCACTGCTTGACTGCTATCGCCCTAACCCGAACGCCGATCCGAACAAG atcACCATATCCCCCGTTCCTGGGCGCAAGCCGCAAGCTAGACACTCAGACACGTAG
- the ubc1 gene encoding uncharacterized protein (Fungal ubiquitin-associated domain) translates to MADARLRRVQKEIKACQADKHSQISIQMVEDNPFHLIGSFPGPGDTPYEGGYYEIDIVIPDGYPFEAVKMKFITKVYRESRVKDEGRDLPRHLEGQVVLTLKSTLISLQSLLCSPEPNDPQDAEVAKHFLSSRESFNATARHWAQTYAQPTAKRPIGTATDAELAGLTEASVRKFTDMGFERKTVIATLKRLNYRGNNITNINENTVVEALLK, encoded by the exons AtggccgacgcgcgcctccgccgcgtccAGAAGGAGATTAAGG CGTGCCAGGCAGACAAGCACAGCCAGATTTCGATCCAAA tggtcgaggacaacCCGTTCCACCTCATCGGCTCCTTCCCAGGACCA ggaGACACTCCGTACGAGGGAGGGTATTACGAGATTGACATTGTTATTCCGGATGGGTACCCAttcgaggccgtcaagatGAAGTTCATCACCAAGGTGTACCGTGAGTCGCGTGTCAAAGATGAAG ggcGCGATCTGCCTCGACATCTTGAAGGACAAGTG gtcctcaccctcaagTCGACCCTCATCTCGCTCCAGTCGCTCCTGTGTAGCCCCGAACCCAATGACCCACaggacgccgagg TCGCTAAGCACTTCCtgtcgtcgcgcgagaGCTTTAACGCGACCGCACGGCACTGGGCACAGACGTATGCACAGCCCACCGCCAAGCGCCCGATCGGCACCGCGACCGATGCTGAGCTTGCGGGCCTCACGGAGGCGAGTGTACGCAAGTTTACCGACATGGGATTTGAGCGCAAAACCGTGATCGCAACGCTCAAGCGCTTAAACTACCGCGGGAACAACATTACGAACATTAACGAGAACACT gtcgtcgaggcgcttcTCAAGTAG
- a CDS encoding uncharacterized protein (Cytochrome oxidase c subunit VIb) has protein sequence MFGFGSSSSSSASEPGKAPSREQRQKCWATRDAFFACLDQHNVIQPPEGAKGAGTVCEAVQKEYEGACGKSWIDYFNKRRVLEFRQAATLAEAARQREEAAKR, from the exons ATGTTCGGCTTtggctcgtcctcctcctcgtctgccAGCGAACCTGGCAAGGCGCCATCGCGCGAACAGCGACAGAAGTGCTGGGCTACGCGTGACGCGTTCTTCGCTTGCCTCGACCAGCATAATGTGATCCAGCCGCCTGAGGGGGCAAAGGGGGCGGGAACAGTGTGCGAGGCCGTGCAGAAGGAATACGAGGGAGCTTGTGGGAAGAGCTGG ATCGACTACTTCAACAAGCGCCGCGTGCTCGAGTTCCGCCAGGCCGCGACCCTCGCAGAGGCCGCGCGGCAGCGCGAAGAGGCTGCCAAGCGGTAA
- a CDS encoding uncharacterized protein (Required for mitochondrial cytochrome c oxidase (COX) assembly and respiration): protein MEALSRREEEEVEVQVKKSALIACDELVRDFADCARGRTVTMPFMCGSQHKAMNACIKVHMTEERLDAAKLDYIANRSERGRQAVEKLFQERQEKLLRMSGRKENNPNFPHTEREA, encoded by the exons ATGGAAGCCCTCTCACGAcgcgaagaggaggaagtcgagGTCCAGGTCAAGAAGTCCGCCCTGATTGCGTGCGACGAACTTGTGCGGG actTCGCGGACTGCGCGCGCGGACGGACAGTCACTATGCCTTTCATGTGCGGGTCGCAGCATAAGGCGATGAACGCTTGTATCAAGGTCCA CATGaccgaggagcgcctcgacgctgccaagctcgactaCATCGCGAACCGCTCCGAACGCGGGCGTCAGGCCGTCGAGAAGCTCTTCCAGGAGCGCCAGGAGAAGCTCCTCCGCATGTCGGGACGAAAGGAAAACAACCCCAACTTCCCCCACACCGAGCGGGAGGCGTAG